In the genome of Corynebacterium glucuronolyticum DSM 44120, the window CGCGAGCAGGCTTCGGGCGTGGCCCCGGAGCTCACCGGAATGACCACCACCTTCGCCTCGCCGGCCCGCCGCGCGCAGCAGACCGCCCACCACGCCGGCCGCACCTATGAGGTGCTCGACGGCGTGCAGGAGATCAACGCCGGCGACCTGGAGATGCGCGCCGACCTACCCGCCCTGGAGCGCTACCACCGCGCCGTCCACGACTGGCTCATCGGTACCGACACACCGATTCCCGGCGGGGAGACCAAGGAGAGCTTTCTGGGGCGCTACCTACCTGCCATCACGAGCGTGGAGGAGAACACGCTCATCGTCTCCCACGGCTGCGCCATCCGCATCTTCAGCGCGCTGGCCTGCGGCCTCGACGCCGACAAGGTGATGGCCAACCCCTTGAACAACTGCGAGTGGGTCGGCCTTGAGCGCACCGGCGCCTTCGGCTCGTGGCGGCTGATCAACCGGGATATGTGGATGTAGCTTTCGCACCTATCCCGCACCTGTCCTGTTCACGGTTGGACGGGTATCGCCCGAACGGCGCGACCCATCGCTCGACGCTTATCGCCGGGCGAGTG includes:
- a CDS encoding histidine phosphatase family protein, coding for MIILLRHGQTTSNLTHALDTALPGADLTDLGREQASGVAPELTGMTTTFASPARRAQQTAHHAGRTYEVLDGVQEINAGDLEMRADLPALERYHRAVHDWLIGTDTPIPGGETKESFLGRYLPAITSVEENTLIVSHGCAIRIFSALACGLDADKVMANPLNNCEWVGLERTGAFGSWRLINRDMWM